DNA sequence from the Desulfobulbaceae bacterium genome:
GACATTGAACGCTCCCATGTCCATACCATTGGCCAGTTTCTGGCGAAGGTGCCGGGCTTGTTTGTAGAATTTAGCTCCCCGGATATTGGCCAAGTAGCTAATTTCAACTCGCTGGGCTCAAGGAATTACCATACCTTGATTTTGGTGGATGGCGTGCGCCAGAATAATGGCAGCGTCGGCTCTGCCTTTATCAATGGCCTTCACCCGTCAATAATTAAAAAGATNNNNNNNNNNNNNNNNNNNNNNNNNNNNNNNNNNNNNNNNNNNNNNNNNNNNNNNNNNNNNNNNNNNNNNNNNNNNNNNNNNACCACTATCCCCTCTGGCTCTGTACCTGCCACCTATGGCGAAGGCCCTTCTCATGGTGTTAACAGCGACGTTCTGGGGAAATTTGCCAAGCTTGGTTATTATCTC
Encoded proteins:
- a CDS encoding Plug domain-containing protein, which gives rise to MKLKKCLFFALILSAYLLSSNVVPAAENDDISLFFDDSEMAEAPSRYPKTLSQVTEQVTIFTAEDIERSHVHTIGQFLAKVPGLFVEFSSPDIGQVANFNSLGSRNYHTLILVDGVRQNNGSVGSAFINGLHPSIIKK